The Microbacterium trichothecenolyticum sequence CGTCCATCCGGACGAGGGGTGAGCTCCGCGCCGACGCGCACCCCCCACAGCGCCAACTGGGTGCGGTCGGCGACGTCGACCTTGCGCAGCGACGACTGGATGTGAGTGCGGATGGTGTTCACCGACACCACGAGCTGTGCGGCGAGCTGCTCGTTGGAGGTGATCCCCTCGCTGAGAAGACGGACGACGCGACTCTCGGTCGGGCTGAGCGACGCGAGCTTCTCGCGGTCCGCCGGGGTGAGTCGGCGGTCGACGATCTCTCGCAGGACGGGACCGGTCACGTGTGTCGACACGAGCGCGTCGCCGCGGTGCGCGGCACGGATCGCCTCGACCAGTTGGGCACTGTCGTGGGTCTTCAGCAGGTAGCCGGCGGCGCCGTTGCCGAGAGCGCGCATCACCAGATGATCCTCGCCGTGGCTGGTCAGGACGATGACGCGGGTCTTCCCGTGCGATGTCTCGACGATGGCGCGCGTGGCATCGATGCCGTTCATCTCCGGCATCTCGAGATCCATCAACACCACGTCCGCGTGCTCCGACAGCGCTCCGGCGAGCGCGTCGCGACCGTTCGCGGCCTCCCCCACGACGACGATCCCGTCGGCGTGCTCCAGACGCAGACGCACGCCGCGACGGAAGGGACGGTTGTCGTCGGCGATCACCACCCGGATCACTGGGGTCTCACTCACGTTCCGCCTCCGTCGT is a genomic window containing:
- a CDS encoding response regulator, with amino-acid sequence MSETPVIRVVIADDNRPFRRGVRLRLEHADGIVVVGEAANGRDALAGALSEHADVVLMDLEMPEMNGIDATRAIVETSHGKTRVIVLTSHGEDHLVMRALGNGAAGYLLKTHDSAQLVEAIRAAHRGDALVSTHVTGPVLREIVDRRLTPADREKLASLSPTESRVVRLLSEGITSNEQLAAQLVVSVNTIRTHIQSSLRKVDVADRTQLALWGVRVGAELTPRPDGRF